In a single window of the Shumkonia mesophila genome:
- the modB gene encoding molybdate ABC transporter permease subunit has translation MMDVPALLTLTPLELEAIRLSLKISSWAVVGSLPLGIAVAWVLARCDFYGKTLFDGLIHLPLILPPVVVGYLLLVLLGRRGPVGGWLFDVFGITVAFTWKGAAIASAVMAFPLMVRAIRLSVEAVDRRLEQTARTLGAGRLRVFATVTLPLSLPGVVAGTVLAFARCLGEFGATITFVSNIPGETRTLPLALYSLVQTPDGDAAALRIVAISVVLALIALVFSEILARRVAARTRE, from the coding sequence ATGATGGATGTACCGGCGCTCCTGACCCTGACTCCCCTGGAACTGGAGGCCATCCGTCTCAGCCTCAAGATTTCGAGCTGGGCGGTGGTTGGCAGCCTGCCGCTTGGGATCGCCGTTGCGTGGGTGCTGGCCCGTTGCGACTTCTACGGCAAGACGCTGTTCGACGGCCTGATCCACCTGCCGCTGATCCTGCCGCCGGTGGTGGTTGGCTATCTGCTGCTGGTGCTGCTGGGGCGGCGCGGTCCCGTTGGCGGCTGGCTGTTCGACGTTTTCGGCATCACCGTCGCGTTCACCTGGAAGGGGGCGGCCATCGCCTCTGCGGTGATGGCCTTTCCGTTGATGGTGCGGGCCATCCGCCTATCGGTCGAGGCGGTCGACCGGCGCCTGGAACAGACGGCGCGAACGCTGGGGGCCGGGCGGCTGCGTGTTTTCGCCACCGTTACCCTGCCCCTGTCGTTGCCCGGCGTGGTGGCCGGCACCGTGCTGGCCTTCGCCCGTTGCCTGGGCGAATTCGGTGCCACCATCACGTTCGTGTCCAACATTCCGGGCGAGACGCGCACCCTCCCCCTCGCCCTCTATTCGTTGGTCCAGACGCCGGATGGCGATGCCGCGGCCCTGCGCATCGTGGCGATCTCGGTCGTTCTCGCCCTGATCGCTCTCGTCTTTTCCGAAATCCTGGCCCGCCGGGTGGCGGCGCGGACGCGGGAGTAG
- the modC gene encoding molybdenum ABC transporter ATP-binding protein — protein sequence MLEVDVRRRAGSFLLDARFCADVGLTALFGRSGSGKTSLVDTLAGLNRPDEGRIVIDGHTLFDSKAGIDLPPERRRLGYVFQEARLFPHLSVAGNLTYGMKLTPPAERHQDFDRVVDLLDLRAHLRRRPATLSGGEKQRVAIGRALLASPRILLMDEPLASLDAARKAEILPFIERLRDEMRLPVVYVSHAIEEVIRLADTMVVMSDGQVAASGPVEAIMSRLDLHPLTGRYETGAVLVATVVGADLAYGLTELSFADRRLWVPRVDLPVGTPLRVRIRARDVSLSLTPPERISILNVLEGTVEELDIGEQPQVDVRIDVGAPIIARITRRSAENLGLRPGVRIYVLIKAVAVDRPSLGRRGSRTRK from the coding sequence ATGCTGGAAGTCGACGTCCGCCGGCGGGCTGGTTCGTTCCTTCTCGATGCGCGGTTCTGCGCCGATGTCGGGCTGACCGCGCTGTTCGGGCGCTCGGGCTCGGGCAAGACCTCGCTGGTCGACACCTTGGCCGGGCTGAACCGGCCCGACGAGGGGCGTATCGTGATCGACGGGCACACGCTGTTCGATTCCAAGGCCGGCATCGATCTGCCGCCCGAACGGCGCCGGCTGGGCTATGTCTTTCAGGAGGCCCGGCTGTTTCCCCATCTCAGCGTTGCCGGCAACCTGACCTACGGGATGAAGCTGACGCCCCCGGCCGAGCGCCATCAGGATTTCGACCGTGTCGTCGATCTGCTGGATTTGCGCGCTCACTTGCGGCGGCGGCCGGCGACCCTTTCGGGCGGCGAGAAACAGCGGGTGGCCATCGGCCGCGCCCTGCTGGCCAGCCCGCGCATCCTGTTGATGGACGAGCCGTTGGCCTCGCTTGACGCTGCCCGCAAGGCCGAAATCCTGCCCTTCATCGAACGCCTGCGCGACGAGATGCGCCTGCCGGTCGTTTACGTCAGCCACGCCATCGAAGAGGTCATCCGCCTCGCCGATACCATGGTGGTGATGTCGGACGGCCAGGTCGCCGCCAGCGGTCCGGTCGAGGCCATCATGAGCCGCCTCGACCTTCATCCCCTCACCGGCCGCTACGAAACCGGCGCCGTGCTGGTGGCGACGGTGGTGGGGGCCGATCTGGCCTATGGCTTGACCGAGTTGTCCTTTGCCGACAGGCGCCTGTGGGTGCCCCGCGTCGACCTGCCGGTCGGCACGCCGTTGCGGGTGCGCATCCGGGCCCGGGACGTGTCGCTGAGCCTGACGCCGCCCGAACGAATCAGCATTCTCAACGTGCTCGAGGGGACCGTCGAGGAACTGGACATCGGCGAGCAGCCCCAGGTCGACGTACGCATCGACGTGGGGGCGCCGATCATCGCCCGCATCACCCGGCGTTCGGCCGAAAACCTTGGGCTGCGGCCCGGGGTTCGGATCTACGTGCTGATCAAGGCGGTGGCGGTCGACCGGCCCAGCCTGGGGCGGCGCGGCAGCCGGACGCGGAAGTAA
- a CDS encoding gamma carbonic anhydrase family protein, whose amino-acid sequence MKYALGESRVVTEGDDYWIAPNAAVLGDVRLGRNASIWWNATVRGDFAPITIGENTNIQDGSVLHVDFDLPLVIGANVVVGHMVMLHGCTIGDGSLIGIGATVLNGARIGRDCLIGAHALVTEGKEIPDRSLVMGSPGKVVRELTDEHIARIRKGPLEYIKAWQRIKRELTAQD is encoded by the coding sequence ATGAAATACGCCCTCGGCGAAAGCCGCGTCGTCACCGAAGGCGACGACTACTGGATCGCCCCCAACGCCGCCGTTCTCGGCGACGTGCGCCTCGGCAGGAACGCCAGCATCTGGTGGAACGCCACGGTACGCGGCGACTTCGCGCCGATCACCATCGGCGAGAACACCAACATCCAGGACGGCTCGGTCCTGCACGTCGACTTCGACCTGCCGCTGGTCATCGGCGCCAACGTGGTGGTCGGCCACATGGTCATGCTGCACGGCTGCACCATCGGCGACGGCTCGCTGATCGGCATCGGCGCCACCGTGCTGAACGGCGCCAGGATCGGCAGGGACTGCCTGATCGGCGCCCATGCGCTGGTCACCGAAGGCAAGGAGATCCCCGATCGCAGCCTGGTCATGGGCTCGCCCGGCAAGGTGGTGCGCGAATTGACCGACGAGCACATCGCGCGCATCCGCAAGGGGCCGCTGGAATACATCAAGGCCTGGCAGCGCATCAAACGGGAGCTGACGGCGCAGGATTAG
- a CDS encoding YjbE family putative metal transport protein (Members of this highly hydrophobic protein family,regularly are found preceded by the yybP-ykoY manganese riboswitch (see RF00080). A metal cation transport function is proposed.) yields MITGEEIAAFFTVIGIDLVLSGDNAIVIGAAAAGLPPHQRRRAITIGIVVAALTRMGFAMVAFYLLKIVGLLFAGGLLLLWVAWNLWRQIRAESKERRAAEKRGMGGEDISPLPQSRSFRSALIAIVVADVSMSLDNILAVTGAAHEHLMILIFGLALSIALMGIAANFIAGLMNRYRWIVYVGLVLIAYVALDMTWRGFHQLANHLAWFGGA; encoded by the coding sequence ATGATCACTGGTGAGGAAATCGCCGCCTTTTTTACGGTCATCGGCATCGACCTCGTGCTGTCGGGCGACAACGCCATCGTCATCGGAGCCGCCGCCGCCGGCCTGCCGCCCCATCAGCGCCGCCGGGCCATCACCATCGGCATCGTGGTGGCTGCGCTGACGCGCATGGGCTTCGCGATGGTCGCCTTTTACCTCCTCAAGATCGTCGGTTTGCTTTTCGCCGGGGGCCTGCTGCTCCTGTGGGTGGCCTGGAACCTGTGGCGCCAGATCCGCGCCGAATCCAAGGAACGCCGGGCCGCCGAGAAAAGGGGCATGGGCGGTGAAGATATCTCTCCGCTGCCCCAGTCCAGAAGCTTCCGCAGTGCGCTGATCGCCATCGTCGTGGCCGACGTTTCGATGTCGCTCGACAACATCCTGGCGGTTACCGGGGCCGCCCATGAGCATCTGATGATCCTGATCTTCGGGTTGGCCCTTTCCATCGCCCTCATGGGGATCGCGGCCAACTTCATTGCCGGGCTGATGAACCGCTACCGTTGGATCGTCTATGTCGGCCTCGTCCTCATCGCTTACGTGGCGCTCGACATGACGTGGCGGGGTTTCCACCAGCTTGCCAACCATCTCGCCTGGTTCGGAGGCGCATGA